The following proteins are co-located in the Dietzia timorensis genome:
- a CDS encoding alpha/beta fold hydrolase, translating into MAAITTRDGVTLHVFDNEAPGRPVVLIHGWPLSGASWENQVGALSRAGYRVITYDRRGFGRSDKPEDGYDYDTFAADLEDVMAGLDLREATIVGFSMGGGEVARYIASSGEDRLHSAVFLSSVPPAMLHSADNPDGPLTPDAAHEMRSGLETDRDAFFEDFITNFFSVDGELVVPGGERHKALDMARQSDHRAALGAMDAFATTDFRRDLDKVTVPTLVIHGDSDDIVPLAGSGARTASAIETASLTVIPGAGHGLLSSHPNEVNEALLAFLGGAGGTEHAAGAAGPAG; encoded by the coding sequence GTGGCCGCAATCACCACGCGAGATGGCGTGACCTTGCATGTATTCGATAACGAAGCCCCTGGCCGTCCTGTCGTGCTGATCCACGGCTGGCCCCTGTCCGGAGCGTCGTGGGAAAACCAGGTCGGTGCGCTCTCGCGTGCCGGGTACCGGGTGATCACCTACGATCGGCGCGGATTCGGTCGCAGCGACAAGCCAGAAGACGGCTACGACTACGACACCTTTGCTGCAGACCTAGAGGACGTGATGGCCGGCTTGGACCTCAGGGAGGCGACTATCGTCGGCTTCTCGATGGGCGGCGGTGAGGTTGCACGCTACATAGCCAGCTCGGGAGAGGATCGTCTGCACAGCGCGGTGTTCCTCTCCTCCGTTCCCCCGGCGATGCTGCACTCCGCGGACAACCCCGACGGACCGTTGACGCCGGACGCCGCGCACGAAATGCGGTCCGGTCTCGAAACGGACAGGGACGCGTTTTTCGAGGACTTCATCACGAACTTTTTCTCCGTAGACGGAGAACTCGTGGTGCCGGGCGGTGAGCGACACAAGGCGCTCGATATGGCGCGCCAGAGCGATCACCGAGCCGCCCTCGGCGCGATGGATGCGTTCGCCACAACGGATTTCCGCCGCGACCTCGACAAGGTCACCGTCCCGACCCTGGTCATCCACGGCGACAGCGACGATATCGTCCCGCTCGCTGGTTCGGGCGCCCGAACGGCCTCCGCGATCGAGACGGCGTCCCTCACCGTCATTCCGGGCGCCGGGCACGGGCTCCTGTCCAGCCACCCGAACGAGGTCAACGAGGCGCTGCTGGCATTTCTCGGCGGGGCCGGCGGAACGGAGCACGCCGCCGGCGCCGCCGGACCTGCGGGCTAG
- a CDS encoding MFS transporter, whose protein sequence is MRTRTQRLDELPFTPRHRRMLGGAGIGWALDAMDVGLISFVMAALTVQWGLTPTENSLVASIGFVGMAIGASVGGLLADKFGRRYVFALTLLVYGLATGAAALSTGLVMLIALRFLVGLGLGAELPVASTLISEFAPRKIRGRVVVGLEAFWALGWILAALIGYFVVPLGDDGWRWALAFGLVPAAYALVIRFGMPESVRYLESRGKQAEAEAVVRRFEDSAGPDHKPSVQDLREREGGHEGVTPAGRADPGTQPAAAGLPDERGDSLWSRRYRGRSLALWIVWFGINFSYYGAFIWLPSLLVAQGFDLVKSFEYTLIITLAQLPGYAAAAWLIEVWGRRLTLAVFLSGSAVAAGLFGLADSPGTVIAAGMALSFFNLGAWGALYAIGPELYPTAMRATGTGQAAAFGRLASIIAPLLVPLLLDGGGQVLVFAVFAIAFVIAALAAFTLPELKGTALEESGRVSRAADIR, encoded by the coding sequence ATGAGGACCCGTACCCAGCGACTCGACGAGCTACCCTTTACACCGCGCCACCGCCGCATGCTCGGCGGGGCCGGGATCGGCTGGGCTCTCGACGCGATGGACGTGGGTCTCATTTCCTTCGTCATGGCGGCGCTCACCGTGCAATGGGGGCTGACCCCGACGGAGAATAGCCTCGTCGCGTCCATTGGCTTCGTGGGCATGGCTATCGGCGCGAGCGTCGGCGGGTTGCTCGCCGATAAATTCGGTCGCCGCTACGTTTTCGCGCTCACCCTCCTCGTCTATGGCTTGGCGACCGGCGCCGCGGCTCTGTCTACCGGCCTGGTGATGCTCATCGCGCTTCGCTTCCTCGTCGGACTCGGCCTCGGCGCAGAGCTGCCCGTGGCCTCGACGTTGATCAGCGAGTTCGCCCCGCGCAAAATCCGCGGCCGCGTCGTCGTGGGTCTCGAGGCCTTCTGGGCGTTGGGGTGGATTCTCGCCGCGCTCATCGGCTACTTCGTCGTGCCTCTCGGCGACGACGGCTGGCGCTGGGCGCTGGCCTTCGGCCTCGTTCCGGCCGCCTACGCGCTGGTCATACGCTTCGGTATGCCCGAATCGGTTCGCTACCTCGAATCCCGTGGGAAGCAGGCCGAGGCCGAGGCCGTCGTGCGCCGCTTCGAGGACTCCGCCGGCCCGGACCACAAGCCCTCGGTCCAGGACCTGCGCGAGCGAGAGGGCGGACACGAAGGGGTGACGCCGGCCGGCCGGGCCGACCCGGGGACGCAGCCCGCTGCTGCCGGACTGCCCGACGAGCGCGGCGACTCGCTGTGGTCGCGCCGCTACCGCGGCCGCTCACTCGCGCTGTGGATCGTGTGGTTCGGCATCAACTTCTCCTACTACGGCGCCTTCATCTGGCTTCCGAGCCTGCTTGTCGCGCAGGGCTTCGACCTGGTCAAATCATTCGAGTACACCCTCATCATCACGCTCGCGCAGCTGCCCGGCTACGCCGCCGCGGCGTGGCTCATCGAGGTATGGGGCCGCCGGCTGACCCTCGCCGTATTCCTCTCGGGGTCCGCAGTGGCCGCCGGGCTCTTCGGCCTCGCCGACTCCCCGGGGACCGTCATCGCCGCGGGTATGGCGCTATCGTTCTTCAACCTCGGCGCCTGGGGCGCGCTGTACGCGATAGGCCCGGAGCTGTATCCCACGGCCATGCGCGCCACCGGCACCGGCCAGGCCGCCGCCTTCGGGCGGCTCGCGTCCATCATCGCGCCGCTGCTCGTGCCACTACTTCTTGACGGCGGAGGCCAGGTTCTCGTCTTCGCCGTATTCGCCATCGCCTTTGTCATTGCCGCATTGGCCGCATTCACCCTGCCCGAGCTCAAGGGGACCGCTTTGGAGGAGTCAGGACGTGTGTCGCGGGCGGCGGACATCCGCTAG
- the urtD gene encoding urea ABC transporter ATP-binding protein UrtD, with the protein MRGVFLEIENLRVTFDDFVAIDDASLSFYSGDLRFLIGPNGAGKTTLVDAITGLAPAKGRIEVSGQPILGTPTHKLARLGIGRTFQNASVFEELTVEQNMDIASGARRGWTTLLRRRRGMTSKVRDTLETVGLSAYADTKAGVLSHGQKQWLEIGMLLVQDCTVLLLDEPVAGMGKDERQATGRLLQKIAEDHAVIVVEHDMEFMREFATSVTVLAQGSVLAEGSVADIQSDPAVREVYLGTAEMENDR; encoded by the coding sequence ATGCGCGGAGTATTCCTCGAGATCGAGAATCTGCGCGTCACCTTCGACGACTTTGTCGCCATCGACGACGCCTCGCTGTCCTTCTACTCCGGGGACCTGCGCTTTCTCATCGGGCCCAACGGTGCCGGAAAGACCACTCTCGTCGACGCCATCACCGGGCTCGCCCCGGCGAAGGGCCGCATCGAGGTCTCGGGGCAGCCCATCCTCGGCACCCCCACGCACAAGCTCGCCCGACTGGGCATCGGCCGCACGTTCCAGAACGCCTCGGTATTCGAGGAACTCACCGTCGAGCAGAACATGGACATCGCCTCCGGCGCCCGCCGCGGCTGGACCACCCTGCTGCGACGCCGCCGCGGTATGACGAGCAAGGTCCGCGACACGCTCGAGACCGTCGGACTGTCCGCCTACGCGGACACGAAGGCCGGCGTCCTGTCCCACGGGCAGAAGCAGTGGCTCGAGATCGGGATGCTTCTAGTGCAGGACTGTACGGTGCTCCTTCTCGACGAGCCCGTCGCCGGAATGGGGAAGGACGAGCGCCAGGCCACCGGCCGATTACTACAAAAGATCGCCGAGGACCACGCCGTGATCGTCGTCGAACACGACATGGAATTCATGCGCGAGTTCGCGACCTCGGTAACGGTTCTGGCACAGGGCTCGGTCCTCGCCGAGGGATCCGTCGCCGACATCCAATCCGATCCCGCGGTCCGCGAAGTTTATCTGGGCACCGCAGAAATGGAGAACGACCGATGA
- the urtE gene encoding urea ABC transporter ATP-binding subunit UrtE, whose protein sequence is MTSLLEISGVHAGYDKTEILHGVSLHVPAGGVAAVLGHNGAGKTTLLRTAVGLLPVKKGTITFDGEEVSSLSPHARVARGFGYVPQGQQSFAQLSTRDNLQLVADGRARGKQLIAEALDTFPALTSLLDRKAGLLSGGQRQQLAIARALITSPRLLVLDEPTEGIQPNVVAEIEGIISSLAQRGDLSVLLVEQHVGFSLRASDVYSVLDSGRITHSGVSGASADAEVSEALAI, encoded by the coding sequence ATGACCTCGCTACTCGAGATCTCCGGCGTCCACGCCGGTTACGACAAGACCGAGATCCTCCACGGGGTATCTCTACACGTGCCTGCGGGCGGCGTCGCCGCCGTACTCGGGCACAACGGCGCCGGAAAGACGACCCTGCTACGCACCGCGGTCGGCCTTCTCCCCGTGAAGAAGGGGACCATCACGTTTGACGGCGAAGAGGTGAGTTCGCTCAGCCCGCACGCCCGCGTCGCGCGCGGTTTCGGCTACGTACCGCAAGGTCAGCAGTCCTTCGCTCAACTTTCCACGCGGGACAACTTGCAGCTCGTCGCCGACGGCCGTGCACGCGGCAAGCAGCTCATCGCCGAGGCCCTCGACACCTTCCCGGCATTGACCTCGCTGCTGGACCGCAAGGCGGGACTGCTCTCCGGCGGCCAGCGCCAGCAGCTCGCCATCGCCAGGGCCCTGATCACGTCCCCACGGTTGCTGGTTCTCGACGAGCCGACCGAGGGCATCCAGCCCAACGTCGTCGCCGAAATCGAGGGAATCATTTCCTCGCTAGCGCAGCGTGGTGACCTCTCCGTGCTACTCGTCGAGCAACACGTGGGTTTCTCGCTGCGCGCCTCCGACGTGTACTCGGTGCTCGATTCGGGGCGGATCACACATTCGGGCGTCTCCGGCGCCTCGGCCGATGCCGAGGTCTCGGAGGCGCTGGCGATCTAG
- the urtC gene encoding urea ABC transporter permease subunit UrtC: protein MTSDATPARPRWIFLAGLAVAAVLVFIVAPLVLPPFRLNLLAKFFCYAMVATGIGLAWGRGGMLTLGQGVYFGIGAYAMAMFLKLSDTADQGAEVPEFMTLAGRDALPGYWEPFANPVFTVAVILVLPPLAAFGFGYLVFHRKVKGAYFAILSQALAAAAAIFLVSQATLGGSNGLNQFRGFFGYVIYDPANRVALYMLTGAALIGCVLLVRQLMYSRFGELLVAVRDQEERVRFLGYDPALIKATAYAVAALTASVGGALFVPVVGIISPSSIGIAPSIAFLIGVAIGGRTTLLGPVLGAIGVAWAQTTFSEAYPSQWTYLQGLLFIVVVGFLPGGLASLLIARRRRARAADAGSAGDTAITSAKETSS from the coding sequence ATGACGTCGGACGCCACGCCTGCCCGGCCGCGCTGGATCTTCCTCGCGGGGCTGGCCGTCGCCGCCGTACTGGTGTTCATCGTGGCGCCACTTGTGTTGCCGCCGTTCCGCCTCAACCTACTGGCGAAGTTCTTCTGTTACGCGATGGTCGCCACGGGGATCGGGCTGGCCTGGGGCCGAGGCGGGATGCTCACACTCGGGCAGGGCGTGTATTTCGGAATCGGCGCGTACGCGATGGCGATGTTTCTCAAGCTCTCGGACACCGCCGATCAGGGCGCCGAGGTGCCGGAATTCATGACACTCGCCGGCAGGGACGCGCTGCCCGGCTACTGGGAACCGTTCGCGAACCCGGTGTTCACCGTCGCGGTGATCCTCGTTCTTCCGCCACTCGCCGCGTTCGGTTTCGGATATCTGGTGTTCCACCGGAAGGTCAAGGGCGCGTACTTCGCGATTTTGTCGCAGGCCCTCGCCGCCGCGGCCGCGATCTTCCTCGTCTCCCAGGCGACTCTCGGCGGCTCGAACGGACTCAATCAGTTCCGCGGCTTCTTCGGGTACGTCATCTACGATCCGGCGAATCGCGTCGCGCTGTACATGCTCACCGGCGCTGCACTCATCGGTTGTGTGCTGCTCGTGCGCCAACTCATGTATTCGCGCTTCGGCGAACTTCTCGTCGCGGTGCGCGACCAGGAGGAGCGCGTCCGCTTCCTCGGCTACGATCCGGCCCTGATCAAGGCCACGGCCTACGCCGTCGCCGCGCTCACCGCATCGGTCGGCGGGGCGCTGTTCGTCCCCGTCGTCGGGATCATCTCGCCATCGTCCATCGGCATCGCCCCGTCCATCGCGTTTCTCATCGGCGTCGCGATCGGCGGGCGCACCACGCTGCTGGGCCCGGTACTCGGCGCGATCGGCGTCGCGTGGGCGCAGACCACGTTCTCCGAGGCCTACCCGTCTCAGTGGACCTACCTGCAGGGGCTGCTGTTCATCGTCGTCGTCGGGTTCCTTCCCGGCGGTCTCGCCTCGTTGTTGATCGCCCGTCGTCGCCGCGCCCGCGCAGCGGACGCCGGTTCCGCGGGCGACACCGCCATCACTTCCGCGAAGGAGACCTCGTCATGA
- a CDS encoding DoxX family protein: protein MANPTAFLGRALFAPVFILGAQNAIDNADGLAQLIDSRREQVGLSGLPVGSKQLVQVNGAAQIGLSSAMALGIAPRLSALGLIGSLVPTTLAGHAFWEQEDKGEKKNQALQFVKNLAVAGGLAVIAGTPKK, encoded by the coding sequence ATGGCTAACCCCACCGCATTCCTCGGCCGCGCTCTTTTCGCGCCGGTGTTCATCCTCGGTGCGCAGAACGCGATCGATAACGCCGATGGCCTGGCGCAGCTCATCGATTCCCGGCGCGAGCAGGTCGGGCTCTCCGGGTTGCCGGTCGGGTCGAAGCAACTCGTCCAGGTCAACGGCGCCGCCCAGATCGGGCTGAGCTCGGCGATGGCTCTGGGCATCGCCCCGCGGCTGTCCGCGCTCGGGCTCATCGGATCACTCGTACCCACAACGCTGGCTGGCCACGCGTTCTGGGAGCAGGAAGACAAGGGCGAGAAGAAAAACCAGGCACTCCAGTTCGTGAAGAACCTCGCGGTCGCAGGCGGCCTCGCCGTCATCGCCGGAACGCCGAAGAAGTAG
- a CDS encoding NAD(P)/FAD-dependent oxidoreductase, whose product MVEQTNIDGPIEPYTITGNEPVINDDPSDTSKHRVVIVGSGFGGLAAAQQFKGRDDVEVTIVARTGHHLFQPLLYQVATGILSVGEIAPSTRMILRDQDNARVVLGDVENIDVENQTLYAEMGHVSFAVEYDSLVVAAGAGQSYFGNDHFEVYAPGMKTIDDALELRSRILGCFEQAEITEDEDERRRLLTFIIVGAGPTGVEMAGQVAELAHKTLTDSFRAINPADARVVLLDAAPLVLPPFGENLGGKARQALEKFGVEVQLNAMVQNVDYDGIEVKDSSGEVRRISASCKIWSAGVAASPLGKHLAEQTGAEVDRAGRVMVNEDFSLPGQKNIFLIGDMVNLNNWPGVAPFAQQGGRYVAKLISNELDGASTTQRKPFKYFDKGSMATVSRYSAVVKVGKFEISGFVAWVMWLAVHLATLVGFRNRFMAIVSWGMQVNGNRRAQLTSTKQWAYGRQAMMRLEEK is encoded by the coding sequence ATGGTCGAACAAACGAACATCGACGGGCCGATCGAGCCGTACACCATTACCGGCAACGAACCTGTGATCAACGACGATCCGTCGGACACGAGCAAGCATCGCGTCGTGATCGTCGGCTCCGGTTTCGGTGGGCTCGCCGCGGCGCAGCAGTTCAAGGGACGTGACGATGTCGAGGTGACGATCGTCGCGCGCACCGGCCACCACCTCTTCCAGCCGCTGCTCTACCAGGTCGCCACCGGCATTCTGTCCGTCGGCGAGATCGCCCCGTCTACGCGGATGATCCTGCGCGACCAGGACAACGCCCGCGTCGTCCTCGGGGACGTCGAGAACATCGACGTCGAGAACCAGACGCTGTATGCGGAGATGGGCCACGTGTCCTTCGCCGTGGAATACGACAGTCTCGTCGTCGCCGCGGGCGCCGGTCAGTCCTACTTCGGCAACGATCATTTCGAGGTCTACGCGCCGGGCATGAAGACGATCGACGACGCGCTCGAGCTGCGCTCGCGCATTCTCGGCTGCTTCGAGCAGGCCGAGATTACCGAGGATGAGGACGAGCGCCGCCGGCTGCTCACGTTCATCATCGTCGGCGCCGGTCCGACGGGCGTGGAGATGGCCGGACAGGTCGCCGAGCTCGCGCACAAAACGCTCACCGACAGCTTCCGCGCAATAAATCCGGCAGATGCGCGGGTGGTTCTACTCGATGCGGCGCCGCTGGTCCTGCCTCCGTTCGGCGAGAACCTCGGTGGGAAGGCCCGCCAGGCGCTCGAGAAGTTCGGCGTCGAGGTGCAGCTCAACGCGATGGTGCAGAACGTCGACTACGACGGCATCGAGGTCAAGGACTCCAGCGGGGAGGTGCGCCGCATTTCGGCCTCGTGCAAGATCTGGTCCGCGGGTGTCGCCGCGAGCCCTCTGGGCAAGCACCTCGCGGAGCAGACCGGCGCCGAGGTCGACCGGGCCGGGCGCGTGATGGTCAACGAGGACTTCTCCCTGCCGGGTCAGAAGAACATCTTCCTCATCGGTGACATGGTCAACCTCAACAACTGGCCTGGCGTCGCGCCGTTCGCGCAGCAGGGCGGCCGCTACGTCGCCAAGCTCATTTCCAACGAGCTCGACGGAGCCTCGACCACCCAGCGCAAGCCGTTCAAGTACTTCGACAAGGGGTCGATGGCGACGGTCTCGCGCTACAGCGCTGTGGTCAAGGTCGGTAAGTTCGAGATCTCCGGCTTTGTCGCGTGGGTGATGTGGCTCGCGGTGCACCTGGCTACGCTCGTCGGTTTCCGCAACCGCTTCATGGCCATCGTGTCGTGGGGCATGCAGGTCAACGGTAACCGGCGCGCGCAGCTGACCTCGACGAAGCAGTGGGCTTACGGCCGCCAGGCGATGATGCGCCTCGAGGAGAAATAG
- a CDS encoding ABC transporter ATP-binding protein — protein sequence MIRGSRVGVARGHVRAVNGVSIDIADGRTLGIVGPNGSGKTSLLRALAGTLPVSGGSVALDNRGIDSYSDRERARRIALVVQEEPGDLPLTVADSVALGRFPQQGFAAQLTSADAAIITATLRRVDMLDFARRRMDTLSGGERQRALIARALAQEATHILLDEPTNHLDIRHAHEVLGLVASLDVAAGIVLHDLNLAAQFCDEIAVMSEGAILASGAPDQVLTPEILEPVYGVRVRRADIDGAITLAFRSDPARSAPGVR from the coding sequence GTGATTCGTGGTTCACGTGTGGGCGTGGCGCGCGGACACGTCCGGGCCGTCAACGGTGTCTCGATCGATATCGCCGACGGTCGAACCCTCGGCATCGTCGGACCGAATGGCTCGGGAAAGACCTCGCTTCTCCGGGCGCTGGCCGGGACTCTTCCCGTGAGTGGGGGCTCGGTAGCGCTGGATAACCGCGGCATCGACTCCTACTCCGATCGTGAGCGGGCGCGTCGCATCGCACTAGTCGTGCAGGAAGAGCCGGGCGACCTTCCCCTCACCGTTGCCGATTCGGTGGCGCTCGGAAGATTTCCGCAGCAGGGATTCGCGGCGCAATTGACCAGCGCAGACGCGGCCATAATCACCGCGACTCTACGGAGAGTGGACATGCTGGATTTCGCGCGACGACGCATGGACACGCTGTCCGGCGGAGAGAGGCAACGCGCGCTCATCGCGCGGGCGCTCGCGCAGGAGGCCACGCATATCCTGCTCGACGAGCCGACGAACCACCTCGACATCCGCCACGCCCATGAGGTGCTCGGGCTCGTCGCCTCGCTGGACGTGGCCGCCGGCATCGTCCTCCACGACCTCAATCTCGCCGCGCAGTTCTGCGACGAGATCGCCGTAATGTCCGAGGGGGCCATCCTCGCGTCCGGCGCACCGGATCAGGTGCTCACGCCCGAGATCCTCGAGCCCGTGTACGGGGTGCGTGTGCGCCGGGCGGACATCGACGGCGCCATCACGCTTGCCTTTCGCAGTGACCCCGCGCGCTCGGCCCCCGGCGTCCGCTAG
- a CDS encoding ABC transporter substrate-binding protein — protein MVATALLAGSLTGCGASSTTTSSVSISVENCGERLSLDEPPKRVTVLDSASIPTLHRLGVFDRIGARAGLYPAEYYDAELNAALSEVSSLTERVDATGHLQISAETVVATAPDLVLGQSDTVNRRTLATAGIEVIDEPAFCGSLDHDASFADVWSQIRTYGKVFDRAGRAEEYIDELSGQLESLTSDVPNGHADSPTVAVLYPTLGGGSTYAYGRRSMSNPVVEAAGLDNVFSDTADRVFEVTGEELVARDPDFIIALHSDGSPADVRSAVGQIPGIGAVTALREEAVLPLLLGFAEPPTPLAVDGLEKVHTFVSAHNRAEVRR, from the coding sequence ATGGTCGCGACGGCGCTACTCGCCGGCTCGCTCACAGGCTGCGGCGCGTCGTCGACGACTACTTCCTCGGTCTCTATTTCCGTCGAGAATTGCGGCGAACGCCTCTCGCTCGACGAGCCGCCCAAGCGCGTGACGGTCCTCGACAGCGCGTCGATCCCCACACTCCACCGCCTCGGCGTGTTCGACCGGATCGGCGCGCGCGCCGGCCTCTACCCGGCCGAATACTACGACGCCGAGCTCAACGCCGCGCTGAGCGAGGTTTCCTCGCTCACGGAGCGGGTCGACGCCACGGGTCACCTGCAGATCTCGGCCGAAACAGTGGTCGCAACCGCCCCGGACCTCGTGCTCGGCCAGTCCGATACCGTCAATCGGCGCACACTCGCGACCGCCGGCATCGAGGTCATCGACGAGCCCGCCTTCTGCGGCTCGCTCGACCACGACGCGAGCTTTGCCGATGTGTGGTCTCAGATCCGCACCTACGGAAAGGTCTTCGACCGTGCCGGCCGTGCGGAGGAGTACATAGACGAGCTGTCCGGTCAACTCGAAAGCCTGACGTCGGACGTGCCGAACGGCCATGCGGACAGTCCCACCGTTGCGGTACTTTATCCCACTCTCGGGGGTGGCAGCACCTACGCCTACGGCCGGCGGTCGATGTCGAATCCGGTGGTCGAGGCCGCAGGTCTCGACAATGTCTTCTCGGACACCGCCGACCGTGTGTTCGAGGTGACCGGCGAGGAGCTCGTCGCCCGCGATCCCGACTTCATCATCGCGCTGCACTCGGACGGCTCGCCTGCCGATGTTCGTTCCGCGGTCGGGCAGATCCCGGGAATCGGGGCCGTGACCGCGTTGCGTGAGGAGGCCGTCCTGCCGCTGCTACTCGGCTTCGCCGAGCCCCCGACCCCGCTCGCCGTCGACGGCCTGGAGAAGGTCCACACTTTCGTTTCCGCACACAACCGAGCCGAGGTGCGACGGTGA
- a CDS encoding FecCD family ABC transporter permease, protein MTSRPSLPNTGTDPRLAADPLGLRAQRTRLAMWLGVSGVIAVGVMVAGIVAGPAAVAPADVLRIIASNVAGHPSDAALSVDEAIVWQIRAPRVVLAAAVGAGLALAGVVLQAVVRNVLADPYVLGINSGASCGAAAALLFGFGAGFGDYALQTCAFFGAAAASALVFAVARGAGRLSSVRLLMAGVAVGYALAACTSFLVFASDSTEGARTVLFWLLGSLGLAAWNGPLAAVVLAVGTALALGMFFGRRIDVLSAGDDAARALGIDPDRLRLALVAGVCVLVGILVAMAGSIGFVGLVVPHLARLAVGGTHRALIPVSALFGAILLVASDILARTVLAPQEIPIGIVTAVLGAPFLLILVRRMTTVRF, encoded by the coding sequence ATGACTTCACGGCCGTCGCTCCCGAACACCGGCACCGATCCACGGCTCGCGGCGGATCCGCTCGGACTGCGCGCGCAGCGCACACGGCTCGCTATGTGGTTGGGCGTCTCCGGCGTCATCGCCGTGGGCGTGATGGTGGCGGGGATCGTGGCAGGCCCCGCAGCGGTCGCACCGGCCGATGTGCTCCGCATCATCGCGTCGAACGTGGCCGGGCACCCTTCCGATGCCGCACTGTCGGTCGACGAGGCGATCGTGTGGCAGATCCGGGCACCCCGAGTCGTGCTCGCCGCTGCGGTCGGAGCAGGGCTGGCACTGGCGGGCGTGGTGCTTCAAGCGGTTGTGCGCAACGTGCTCGCCGATCCATACGTCCTGGGCATCAACTCCGGGGCGAGCTGCGGCGCGGCGGCCGCGCTCTTGTTCGGATTCGGAGCGGGATTCGGCGACTACGCCCTGCAGACCTGCGCATTCTTCGGGGCGGCGGCCGCCTCGGCGCTCGTGTTCGCGGTTGCCCGGGGCGCGGGCCGACTATCGTCGGTGCGTCTGCTCATGGCCGGGGTGGCGGTGGGCTATGCCCTCGCCGCATGCACGTCGTTCCTCGTCTTCGCCTCCGATTCCACAGAAGGGGCACGCACCGTGCTCTTCTGGCTCCTGGGCTCGCTCGGCCTCGCCGCATGGAACGGGCCGCTCGCCGCGGTCGTTCTCGCCGTGGGCACGGCGCTGGCGCTGGGAATGTTCTTCGGCCGCCGCATCGATGTCCTCTCCGCGGGCGACGACGCCGCGCGCGCCCTCGGCATCGACCCGGACCGGCTTCGCCTCGCCCTCGTCGCCGGAGTCTGTGTCCTCGTCGGCATCCTCGTCGCCATGGCCGGCTCTATCGGCTTCGTCGGGCTCGTCGTCCCGCACCTCGCGCGACTCGCCGTCGGGGGCACGCACCGCGCGCTGATCCCTGTCTCCGCGCTGTTCGGCGCCATCCTACTCGTCGCCTCCGACATCCTCGCCCGCACGGTTCTCGCCCCGCAAGAGATCCCGATCGGCATCGTCACGGCCGTGTTGGGCGCGCCTTTCCTACTCATCCTCGTCCGCCGCATGACCACAGTGAGGTTCTAG